The Caballeronia sp. Lep1P3 genome window below encodes:
- the minC gene encoding septum site-determining protein MinC → MSLNKTPFFELRSGSVDTLLFVVKTPDLDALRAELTRRFEATPEFFAGDVVAIDVRRLASQGNGGEGEKVSLADVEALLKSVRMRPVGIVAQPSQTWAIQWASAGGLPVLEARDRRGAPKPSVDEAKPNTEAAAVIEAAVAKEPPPALPQPATIIDRPLRSGQQVYAKGDLIVLGLVSYGAEVIAEGNIHVYAPLRGRALAGVHGNLDARIFCTCLEPELISIAGIYRTTENPLPADVASKPVQIWLDEEKLMIEPLRLT, encoded by the coding sequence ATGTCGCTCAACAAAACGCCCTTCTTCGAACTGCGCAGCGGCTCCGTCGACACGCTTCTCTTCGTCGTCAAGACTCCCGACCTCGATGCCCTTCGCGCCGAACTCACGCGGCGCTTCGAAGCGACGCCCGAATTCTTCGCGGGCGATGTCGTCGCCATCGACGTGCGCCGTCTCGCGAGTCAGGGGAACGGCGGCGAAGGCGAGAAGGTTTCGCTCGCCGACGTCGAAGCGCTTTTGAAGAGCGTGCGCATGCGGCCTGTGGGCATCGTCGCGCAGCCGTCGCAGACGTGGGCGATTCAATGGGCGAGCGCGGGCGGGCTGCCCGTGCTCGAAGCACGCGACCGGCGCGGCGCGCCGAAGCCCTCGGTCGACGAAGCGAAGCCGAACACGGAAGCCGCCGCCGTCATCGAAGCGGCCGTCGCGAAGGAGCCGCCGCCCGCGCTGCCGCAACCGGCGACCATCATCGACCGGCCGCTGCGTTCCGGCCAGCAGGTCTACGCGAAGGGCGACCTGATCGTGCTCGGCCTCGTGTCGTATGGCGCCGAGGTCATCGCGGAAGGCAACATCCACGTCTATGCGCCGTTGCGTGGCCGCGCGCTCGCGGGCGTGCACGGCAATCTCGACGCGCGGATCTTCTGCACCTGCCTCGAGCCGGAACTCATTTCCATCGCGGGAATCTACCGCACCACCGAGAACCCGCTTCCCGCCGATGTGGCGAGCAAGCCCGTGCAGATCTGGCTGGACGAAGAAAAACTGATGATCGAACCGCTGCGTCTCACCTGA
- a CDS encoding Imm10 family immunity protein, whose amino-acid sequence MKLKFTAGDVSYALEDGIHMLSLVDDPSSPHDYVIFQRGTDFDDQDRALGQDTYYVEIAENGVAGYGGVASISYRDRALEIRLEGNAKWRQRLELVEVEFKTSSAQSEMLKQGLLNVFAGTSTDLSFS is encoded by the coding sequence ATGAAGCTGAAGTTCACGGCCGGCGACGTAAGCTATGCACTGGAAGATGGCATCCATATGCTCAGTTTGGTTGATGATCCAAGCTCGCCTCACGACTACGTAATATTTCAACGAGGCACTGATTTCGACGACCAAGATCGTGCCTTGGGCCAGGATACATACTACGTAGAGATCGCTGAGAATGGCGTCGCAGGATATGGCGGCGTCGCTTCAATATCCTATCGGGACCGTGCTCTAGAGATTCGCCTCGAGGGAAATGCGAAATGGCGACAGCGTCTAGAACTGGTAGAAGTCGAGTTTAAGACCAGTTCCGCCCAGTCTGAAATGCTCAAGCAGGGCTTACTGAATGTATTTGCAGGAACATCCACCGACTTATCTTTTTCTTAA
- the opgC gene encoding OpgC domain-containing protein, which yields MTSPTTRSLEVDFFRGIVLLVIAVDHISGSVLSHFTLHEYAFCDSAEVFVFLGGYASAAAYTALATRRSNSAARRRFFRRSWEIYRAYLLTAFLMLIGGALLMLLKIDSPMLAYTAWPALLARPFGLVFDVALLRQQPYLSSVLPMYALFALAVPAVVPLAARRPIVAMFGSLLVWLAATPLANALPASYAQAWSFNPLAWQLMFMTGVLARVQPISDDFHAGRTARVLTCAAIGLALTFAFAKLFLETQAPPGYMKQNLATLRIVSFGAVAWIVARAVYAGWIGKLAHKLPSVVTVGQQGLVCFIAGACVSLALDSALRAMGVENLGRYPSHWFAGLVADAIAVGFLLWLARFWAARKATHAARAAEDARARPRLPVVDGRPVAAHAGNRRER from the coding sequence ATGACTTCCCCGACGACACGTTCGCTCGAAGTCGATTTCTTTCGGGGAATCGTCCTGCTCGTCATTGCGGTGGACCATATATCGGGAAGCGTGCTGTCGCATTTCACGCTGCACGAATACGCGTTCTGCGATTCGGCGGAAGTGTTCGTGTTTCTCGGCGGTTACGCGTCGGCGGCGGCATATACGGCGCTTGCGACTCGCCGCAGCAATAGCGCCGCTCGCCGACGCTTTTTCAGGCGCAGCTGGGAGATTTATCGTGCGTATCTGCTGACCGCGTTTCTGATGCTGATCGGCGGCGCGCTTCTGATGCTGCTCAAGATCGATTCGCCGATGCTCGCGTACACGGCATGGCCGGCGCTGCTCGCGCGTCCGTTCGGCCTCGTCTTCGATGTGGCGCTCTTGCGCCAGCAGCCGTATCTGTCTTCCGTCCTGCCGATGTATGCGCTCTTCGCGCTCGCGGTGCCGGCCGTCGTGCCGCTCGCCGCGCGCCGGCCGATCGTCGCGATGTTCGGCAGCCTGCTCGTCTGGCTCGCCGCGACGCCGCTGGCGAACGCGCTGCCGGCGTCGTATGCGCAGGCGTGGTCGTTCAATCCGCTCGCGTGGCAGCTCATGTTCATGACGGGCGTGCTCGCGCGCGTGCAGCCGATCAGCGACGACTTCCACGCCGGCCGGACCGCGCGCGTGCTGACATGCGCGGCCATCGGCCTCGCGCTGACGTTCGCGTTCGCCAAGCTCTTTCTGGAGACGCAGGCGCCGCCCGGATATATGAAGCAGAACCTCGCGACGCTGCGCATCGTGAGTTTCGGCGCGGTCGCGTGGATCGTCGCGCGGGCGGTCTATGCCGGATGGATCGGCAAGCTCGCGCACAAGCTGCCTTCCGTGGTGACGGTCGGGCAGCAGGGGCTCGTGTGTTTCATCGCGGGCGCGTGCGTGTCGCTCGCGCTGGATTCGGCGCTGCGGGCGATGGGCGTCGAGAACCTCGGGCGGTATCCGTCGCACTGGTTCGCGGGGCTCGTCGCGGATGCGATTGCGGTCGGCTTTCTGCTATGGCTCGCGCGCTTCTGGGCAGCGCGCAAGGCGACGCACGCTGCCAGGGCCGCCGAAGACGCGCGCGCGCGGCCGCGTTTGCCTGTCGTCGATGGAAGGCCCGTTGCCGCGCACGCGGGCAACCGCCGCGAGCGCTGA
- a CDS encoding chloride channel protein, which produces MFRALRSLSTITTRRTRSLWRRYGIFWLGAILVGLVAVYYARLIDWGYGLFMHYRAEYAWLPLIVTPAVAALCVFVTRSFFRGSEGSGIPQVIAVLNSPTSAAGGRLLTVKILASKIAVSFLAILGGFTIGREGPTVQVGAALMFNMRRFYPRSNALIERQLVLAGAAAGLSAAFNTPLAGIVFAIEELTRSFEVRASGVLITGIIIAGVVALGLNGNYTYFGTIDIGAHFPKLLAVAVVVTGVLTGIAGGLFCWLLLNTSKWIPAPLRRLHASQPVAFAALCGLVIAAVGLVSGGTTFGSGYAEARGLLEGREHLSAFYPLLKMVSMIGSYLPGIPGGIFAPSLSIGAGFGNVLHMVFADMQLPMLIALAMVGYLAAVTQSPITAFVIVMEMINGHALVISLMATALISSRVSRAFAPPLYEALSERYMTPLAHPEAPSPEVPDAGEEPVTEDAAAQK; this is translated from the coding sequence ATGTTCAGAGCGCTTCGTTCCCTCTCGACTATCACCACGCGCCGCACGCGCAGTCTCTGGCGGCGCTACGGCATCTTCTGGCTCGGCGCCATTCTCGTCGGTCTCGTCGCCGTGTACTACGCGCGGCTCATCGACTGGGGCTACGGCCTCTTCATGCACTATCGCGCGGAATATGCGTGGCTGCCGCTCATCGTGACGCCGGCGGTCGCGGCGCTGTGCGTCTTCGTCACGCGCAGTTTCTTTCGCGGCTCGGAGGGCAGCGGCATTCCGCAGGTCATCGCGGTGCTGAACAGTCCGACATCGGCGGCGGGCGGGCGGCTGCTCACCGTGAAGATTCTCGCGAGCAAGATCGCCGTGTCGTTTCTGGCGATCCTCGGCGGCTTCACGATTGGCCGCGAAGGTCCGACCGTGCAGGTCGGCGCGGCGCTCATGTTCAACATGCGGCGCTTTTATCCGCGCTCGAATGCGCTGATCGAACGCCAGCTCGTCCTGGCCGGCGCGGCGGCGGGTTTATCGGCGGCGTTCAACACGCCGCTCGCGGGCATCGTGTTCGCCATCGAGGAACTCACGCGCAGCTTCGAAGTGCGCGCGAGCGGCGTGCTCATCACGGGCATCATCATCGCGGGCGTCGTCGCGCTCGGGCTCAACGGCAATTACACGTACTTCGGCACCATCGACATCGGCGCGCATTTCCCGAAGCTGCTCGCCGTGGCGGTCGTCGTGACGGGAGTCCTGACCGGCATCGCGGGCGGCCTCTTCTGCTGGCTCTTGCTCAATACGAGCAAGTGGATTCCCGCGCCGCTGCGCAGGCTGCATGCGTCGCAGCCGGTCGCGTTCGCGGCGCTGTGCGGTCTCGTCATCGCGGCGGTCGGCCTGGTGTCGGGCGGCACGACGTTCGGCAGCGGCTACGCGGAAGCGCGCGGTCTGCTCGAAGGACGCGAGCATCTGTCGGCGTTTTATCCGCTCCTCAAGATGGTCTCGATGATCGGCTCGTATCTTCCCGGCATTCCGGGCGGCATCTTCGCGCCGTCGCTGTCGATCGGCGCGGGCTTCGGCAACGTGCTGCACATGGTCTTCGCGGACATGCAATTGCCGATGCTCATCGCGCTCGCGATGGTCGGCTATCTCGCCGCCGTGACGCAGTCGCCGATCACCGCGTTCGTCATCGTGATGGAGATGATCAACGGCCATGCGCTCGTGATCTCGCTGATGGCGACCGCGCTCATTTCCAGCCGCGTCTCGCGCGCGTTCGCACCGCCGCTCTACGAAGCGCTGTCGGAACGTTACATGACGCCGCTCGCGCATCCCGAGGCGCCTTCGCCGGAAGTGCCGGACGCGGGCGAGGAGCCCGTTACCGAGGACGCCGCCGCGCAGAAATGA
- a CDS encoding GNAT family N-acetyltransferase, producing MSPSLTVSRIAAQQGAVLRELRTASLREAPYAFGETLEDALLVDPSAFGEAAALHASSPRVATFLLYTEGHPAGLVHAFIEETDGKRAFVSALWVAPAVRHLRGGELLVNFASQWLADQGASEVHAWIADENRTAMRFYERLGFGPTGDRRAMPSHEQEAESLYVRHMKSGQDL from the coding sequence ATGAGTCCCTCACTGACCGTCAGCCGCATCGCCGCGCAACAGGGCGCGGTTCTGCGCGAGCTTCGCACCGCGTCGCTGCGCGAAGCGCCCTATGCGTTCGGCGAGACGCTGGAAGATGCGCTGCTCGTCGATCCGTCGGCGTTCGGCGAAGCCGCCGCGCTTCACGCAAGCTCGCCGAGGGTCGCCACGTTTCTGCTCTATACGGAAGGACATCCGGCGGGGCTCGTGCATGCGTTCATCGAAGAGACGGATGGCAAGCGCGCCTTCGTGAGCGCGTTGTGGGTCGCGCCGGCGGTGCGTCATCTGCGCGGCGGCGAGTTGCTCGTCAACTTCGCGTCGCAATGGCTCGCGGATCAGGGCGCATCGGAAGTGCACGCGTGGATCGCCGATGAAAACCGCACCGCGATGCGCTTCTACGAGCGCCTCGGATTCGGTCCGACCGGCGATCGCCGCGCGATGCCTTCGCACGAGCAGGAAGCCGAATCGCTCTACGTGCGCCACATGAAGTCGGGCCAAGACCTCTAA
- a CDS encoding PAAR domain-containing protein, giving the protein MTSIACVGDTTTHGGRVITGSDTMDILGKQVARVGDLVSCPEHGTNIIVQGSDMLTDTNGQHVALHGHLTACGSRLLAYGEHGSIE; this is encoded by the coding sequence ATGACTTCAATTGCATGCGTAGGCGACACCACCACTCACGGCGGTCGCGTCATCACCGGCTCGGACACGATGGACATACTTGGCAAGCAGGTCGCCCGCGTCGGCGACCTTGTATCGTGCCCCGAACACGGCACGAACATCATCGTCCAAGGGTCCGACATGCTGACCGACACCAACGGCCAGCACGTCGCGTTGCACGGGCATCTGACGGCGTGCGGTTCCCGGTTGCTCGCCTACGGAGAACACGGGTCGATCGAGTGA
- the minE gene encoding cell division topological specificity factor MinE, protein MSILSFLLGEKKKSATVAKERLQLIIAHERAGGKAAADYLPALQRELVAVISKYVKISDDDIRVSLERQDDLEVLEVKIEIPQA, encoded by the coding sequence ATGTCGATTCTTTCGTTTTTGCTGGGCGAGAAGAAGAAGTCCGCTACGGTCGCGAAGGAACGCTTGCAGTTGATCATTGCGCACGAGCGCGCGGGTGGCAAAGCCGCCGCCGATTATCTGCCGGCGTTGCAACGGGAACTGGTTGCCGTGATTTCGAAGTACGTGAAGATTTCCGACGACGATATTCGAGTGAGCCTCGAACGTCAGGACGATCTCGAGGTGCTGGAAGTGAAGATAGAGATTCCGCAGGCGTAG
- a CDS encoding Imm21 family immunity protein has protein sequence MSKFKFSSWLSSSEGPLVVMDEAKAASWNGIDGQPSDYDLACQTRDYTSKLTVHGAGALVLADEPLQTAIATAADTLLLVRWKWADGEADVQAEVEKMDLGTVSYVEKLDVEWIDRQLVMFDAADVFDPRRCLAFVTSSRRNKILTFMYEPTPRTSLLVHAFNPF, from the coding sequence ATGAGTAAGTTCAAGTTCTCGTCATGGCTGTCAAGTTCTGAGGGGCCCCTCGTCGTTATGGACGAGGCCAAAGCCGCTTCGTGGAACGGGATCGATGGCCAACCATCAGACTACGATCTCGCATGTCAGACGCGCGACTACACAAGCAAGCTAACAGTGCATGGCGCGGGGGCGCTAGTGCTTGCAGACGAGCCGTTGCAAACGGCCATTGCTACGGCGGCCGATACGCTTTTGCTTGTGAGATGGAAATGGGCGGACGGCGAAGCCGATGTGCAAGCGGAAGTCGAGAAAATGGATCTCGGTACCGTTTCTTATGTTGAGAAGTTGGACGTCGAATGGATCGATAGACAGCTTGTCATGTTCGACGCGGCAGATGTGTTCGATCCCCGAAGGTGTCTAGCTTTCGTAACTAGTTCACGCAGAAACAAAATATTGACCTTCATGTACGAGCCTACCCCTCGTACATCCCTTTTGGTTCATGCTTTCAACCCGTTCTGA
- the serS gene encoding serine--tRNA ligase: MLDIQHLRKDLDGVAKRLADRGYTLDVAAFAALEAERREIQTRTEELQARRNSLSKQIGAMKGRGEDTSAVMAEVGGIGETMKASAAQLEGVQKRLSDLMLTVPNLPHESVPVGNDETQNVEVRRWGAPRAFDFEIKDHVDVGAPLGLDFETGAKLSGARFTLLRGPIARLHRALAQFMIDTHTEQHGYTEAYTPYIVNPEILYGTGQLPKFADDMFRVEKGGDENTVTQYLISTSEISLTNTVRDSILEASSLPVKLTAHSPCFRSEAGSYGRDTRGLIRQHQFDKVEMVQVVAPEHSYAALDEMVGQAEAILQKLELPYRVITLCTGDMGFSAAKTFDLEVWLPAQNTYREISSCSNTEAFQARRMQARFRNAQGKPEFVHTLNGSGLAVGRTLVAVLENFQNADGSVTIPAALRPYMRGAERIEAPTAG, translated from the coding sequence ATGCTCGACATTCAACACCTCCGCAAAGACCTGGACGGCGTCGCGAAGCGCCTTGCCGATCGAGGCTATACGCTCGACGTCGCCGCCTTCGCTGCGCTCGAAGCCGAGCGTCGCGAGATCCAGACCCGCACCGAAGAGCTTCAGGCGCGCCGCAACAGCCTGTCGAAACAGATCGGCGCGATGAAGGGACGCGGCGAGGACACGTCGGCGGTGATGGCGGAAGTCGGCGGCATCGGCGAGACGATGAAGGCGTCGGCGGCGCAACTCGAAGGCGTGCAAAAGCGCTTGTCCGATCTGATGCTGACGGTCCCGAACTTGCCGCACGAAAGCGTGCCCGTCGGCAACGACGAGACGCAGAACGTCGAAGTGCGGCGCTGGGGCGCGCCCCGCGCGTTCGATTTCGAGATCAAGGATCACGTCGATGTCGGCGCGCCGCTCGGCCTCGACTTCGAAACGGGCGCGAAGCTCTCGGGCGCGCGGTTCACGCTGCTGCGCGGGCCGATTGCGCGGCTGCATCGCGCGCTCGCGCAGTTCATGATCGACACGCACACGGAGCAGCACGGCTACACCGAGGCTTACACGCCGTATATCGTGAATCCGGAAATCCTGTACGGCACCGGCCAGCTTCCCAAATTCGCCGACGACATGTTCCGCGTCGAAAAGGGTGGCGACGAGAATACGGTCACGCAGTACCTCATTTCGACGTCCGAGATATCGCTCACGAATACCGTGCGCGACAGCATCCTCGAGGCGAGCTCGCTGCCCGTGAAGCTGACGGCGCATTCGCCGTGCTTCCGGTCCGAGGCCGGGTCGTATGGCCGCGACACGCGCGGCCTGATTCGCCAGCATCAGTTCGACAAGGTGGAGATGGTGCAGGTCGTCGCGCCCGAGCACTCGTATGCGGCGCTCGACGAGATGGTCGGCCAGGCGGAAGCCATTCTCCAGAAGCTCGAATTGCCGTATCGCGTGATTACGCTGTGCACCGGCGACATGGGCTTCTCGGCCGCGAAGACGTTCGATCTCGAAGTCTGGCTGCCCGCGCAGAACACGTATCGCGAGATCTCGAGCTGCTCTAACACCGAGGCGTTTCAGGCGCGGCGCATGCAGGCGCGCTTTCGTAACGCGCAGGGCAAGCCGGAGTTCGTGCATACGCTCAACGGCTCGGGGCTGGCGGTCGGTCGCACGCTCGTTGCGGTGCTGGAAAACTTCCAGAACGCGGACGGCTCGGTGACAATTCCCGCGGCGTTGCGTCCCTACATGCGCGGCGCCGAACGCATCGAAGCGCCGACGGCGGGCTGA
- the map gene encoding type I methionyl aminopeptidase produces the protein MAITLKTPADIEKLRISGRLAAEVLAMIGEHVRPGVTTDELDAICNRFIVEELKATPANVGYMGFPKTVCTSVNHVVCHGIPGPKELKDGDIINIDVAIIKDGYFGDTSRMYYAGTPNKEARRLTETTYEAMVAGIRAVRPGATLGDIGFAIQSVAHREGFSVVREYCGHGIGRVYHEDPQVLHYGQRGAGLRLKPGLVFTIEPMINAGRAATQQSRDGWTVTTKDRSLSAQWEHMVAVTDDGFEVLTPWPDGTGAYPAP, from the coding sequence ATGGCCATCACGCTCAAGACTCCCGCCGACATCGAAAAACTGCGCATTTCAGGCCGCCTGGCCGCCGAAGTCCTCGCGATGATCGGTGAACACGTGCGCCCCGGCGTCACCACGGACGAACTGGACGCGATCTGCAACCGCTTCATCGTCGAGGAACTGAAGGCCACTCCGGCGAACGTCGGCTACATGGGCTTTCCGAAGACGGTATGCACGTCGGTCAATCACGTCGTCTGCCACGGCATTCCCGGCCCGAAGGAACTGAAGGACGGCGACATCATCAACATCGACGTCGCGATCATCAAGGACGGCTACTTCGGCGACACGAGCCGCATGTACTACGCCGGCACGCCGAACAAGGAAGCGCGCCGTCTCACCGAGACGACGTACGAAGCGATGGTCGCGGGCATTCGCGCGGTGCGTCCCGGCGCGACGCTCGGCGACATCGGCTTTGCGATACAGTCGGTCGCGCATCGCGAGGGCTTCTCGGTGGTGCGCGAATATTGCGGCCACGGTATCGGCCGCGTGTATCACGAGGACCCGCAGGTGCTGCACTACGGTCAGCGCGGCGCGGGTCTGCGGCTGAAGCCGGGTCTCGTCTTCACCATCGAGCCGATGATCAACGCGGGCCGCGCGGCCACGCAGCAGTCGCGCGATGGCTGGACCGTGACGACCAAGGACCGCTCGCTGTCCGCGCAGTGGGAGCACATGGTTGCCGTCACCGACGACGGCTTCGAAGTGCTCACGCCGTGGCCGGACGGAACGGGCGCTTATCCGGCGCCATGA
- a CDS encoding TonB family protein, with protein sequence MIASPSGTIRTIAACLAISSLLTTTACTITPPPSVVEARAAAPRAVPAATLDDYKARIAQRIFERNPSLVLHGTPQAMLRSFVLVSFTVDRGGRLVRSSVYRTNGDDEAEATALASLRRAAPLPAPPARLLNGSGQIELFEGWMFNDNGQFQLQTSHSPQATSID encoded by the coding sequence ATGATCGCATCGCCCAGCGGGACTATCCGAACTATCGCGGCCTGCCTTGCCATATCGTCTCTACTCACGACGACGGCCTGCACCATCACGCCGCCGCCGAGCGTCGTGGAGGCGCGCGCCGCCGCACCCAGGGCGGTGCCGGCCGCCACGCTCGACGACTACAAGGCGCGCATCGCGCAACGCATCTTCGAGCGCAATCCGTCGCTCGTGCTGCACGGCACGCCGCAGGCCATGCTTCGCTCGTTCGTGCTCGTTTCCTTCACGGTGGATCGCGGCGGGCGGCTCGTGCGGTCGTCGGTGTATCGCACCAATGGCGACGACGAAGCCGAAGCCACCGCGCTCGCCTCGCTTCGACGCGCTGCGCCCTTGCCCGCGCCGCCCGCGCGTTTGCTGAACGGCAGCGGCCAGATCGAGCTGTTCGAAGGCTGGATGTTCAACGACAACGGACAGTTCCAGTTGCAGACATCGCACTCGCCGCAGGCGACGAGCATCGACTAG
- the minD gene encoding septum site-determining protein MinD, producing the protein MAKIIVVTSGKGGVGKTTTSASFASALAIRGHKTAVIDFDVGLRNLDLIMGCERRVVYDLINVIQGEANLHQALIKDKKCENLYILPASQTRDKDALTLEGVEKVINELIKMDFEYIVCDSPAGIESGALMAMHFADEALIVTNPEVSSVRDSDRILGILASKTKRAMEGKEPVKEHLLITRYNPKRVSEGEMLSLSDIQEILRIELIGVIPESEAVLHASNQGLPAVHLDGTDVAESYKDVVSRFLGEEKALRFTDYQKPGLLQRIFGTK; encoded by the coding sequence ATGGCAAAAATCATTGTGGTGACTTCGGGGAAGGGCGGCGTCGGGAAGACGACCACCAGCGCGAGCTTCGCGTCGGCGCTCGCCATACGCGGCCACAAGACGGCCGTGATCGACTTCGACGTCGGTCTGCGCAACCTCGACCTCATCATGGGCTGCGAACGCCGCGTGGTGTACGACCTCATCAACGTGATCCAGGGCGAAGCGAATCTTCACCAGGCGCTCATCAAGGACAAGAAGTGCGAGAACCTTTACATCCTTCCCGCGTCTCAAACGCGTGACAAGGACGCGCTCACGCTCGAAGGCGTCGAGAAGGTCATCAACGAACTCATCAAGATGGACTTCGAGTACATCGTCTGCGATTCGCCCGCCGGCATCGAGTCGGGCGCGCTCATGGCAATGCACTTCGCCGACGAAGCGCTCATCGTGACGAATCCGGAAGTCTCGTCCGTGCGCGACTCGGACCGCATTCTCGGCATTCTCGCGTCGAAGACGAAGCGCGCGATGGAAGGCAAGGAGCCCGTGAAGGAGCATCTGCTCATCACGCGCTACAACCCGAAGCGCGTGTCCGAGGGCGAGATGCTGTCGCTCAGCGACATCCAGGAAATCCTGCGCATCGAGCTGATCGGCGTGATTCCCGAATCCGAAGCGGTGCTGCACGCGTCGAATCAGGGTTTGCCGGCCGTGCACCTGGACGGCACGGATGTCGCGGAATCGTACAAGGACGTGGTGTCGCGTTTCCTCGGCGAGGAAAAGGCGCTGCGCTTCACCGATTATCAGAAGCCCGGTCTGCTGCAACGCATCTTCGGCACCAAGTAA
- a CDS encoding MFS transporter: MSSPSLSAAKPGDKAQSTSRVIFASFIGTAIEFYDFYVYATAAALVIGPVFFPHGSPAAQALSAFVTFGIAFLARPVGSFLFGHFGDRVGRKSTLVASLLVMGLSTTLIGFVPGYDSIGSLAPVLLCVLRFGQGIGLGGEWGGAALLATEYAPQGKRGLFGMFPQLGPSVGFLASNGLFFGLAISLSDAQFRSWGWRVPFIVSSVLVALGLYVRLKIAETPAFRAALERKERVRVPIATLLGRYLAPTLLGALAMVVCYTLFYISTVFSLSYGVATLHFSREKFLGLLCFAVLFMAIATPISAIASDRFGRKPVLIVGCAAAILSGFAMQPLLGSGNTAYVALFLTIELFLMGVTFAPMGALLPELFPTNVRYTGAGVAYNLGGILGASVAPYIAQLLANRGGLAWVGGYVSAAAAVSLLAVLAMRETRDIALE; encoded by the coding sequence ATGTCATCACCCTCGCTTTCCGCCGCCAAGCCCGGCGACAAAGCCCAAAGCACCTCGCGCGTGATTTTCGCGAGCTTCATCGGCACCGCGATCGAGTTCTACGACTTCTACGTGTACGCGACCGCCGCCGCGCTCGTCATCGGACCGGTGTTCTTTCCGCACGGCTCGCCCGCCGCGCAAGCGTTGTCCGCGTTCGTCACGTTCGGGATCGCGTTCCTCGCGCGGCCCGTCGGCTCGTTTCTGTTCGGCCATTTCGGCGATCGCGTCGGACGCAAATCGACGCTCGTCGCCTCGCTGCTCGTGATGGGGCTTTCGACGACGCTCATCGGCTTCGTGCCGGGCTACGACTCGATCGGCAGCCTCGCGCCCGTGCTGTTGTGCGTGCTGCGCTTCGGGCAAGGCATCGGTCTTGGCGGCGAATGGGGCGGCGCGGCGCTGCTCGCCACCGAATATGCGCCGCAAGGCAAGCGCGGCCTGTTCGGGATGTTCCCGCAGCTCGGGCCGTCGGTCGGTTTTCTGGCGTCGAACGGGCTCTTTTTCGGTCTCGCGATTTCGCTGTCGGACGCGCAGTTCCGCAGCTGGGGCTGGCGCGTGCCGTTCATCGTCAGTTCGGTGCTCGTCGCGCTCGGGCTTTACGTGCGCCTGAAAATCGCGGAGACGCCCGCGTTTCGCGCCGCGCTCGAGCGCAAGGAGCGCGTGCGCGTGCCGATCGCGACGCTGCTCGGCCGCTATCTCGCGCCGACGCTGCTCGGCGCGCTCGCGATGGTCGTCTGCTACACGCTCTTTTATATTTCGACGGTGTTCTCGCTGTCCTACGGCGTCGCGACGCTGCACTTCTCGCGCGAGAAGTTCCTCGGCCTGCTCTGCTTCGCCGTGCTCTTCATGGCGATCGCCACGCCGATCTCGGCCATCGCGAGCGACCGCTTCGGCCGCAAGCCGGTGCTCATCGTCGGCTGTGCCGCGGCGATCCTCTCCGGCTTCGCGATGCAGCCGCTGCTCGGAAGCGGCAATACGGCCTACGTCGCCCTTTTCCTGACGATCGAACTGTTCCTGATGGGCGTGACGTTCGCGCCGATGGGCGCGCTCTTGCCCGAACTTTTCCCGACCAACGTGCGTTACACCGGTGCGGGCGTCGCGTACAACCTCGGCGGGATTCTGGGCGCATCGGTGGCGCCGTATATCGCGCAACTGCTCGCGAATCGCGGCGGGCTGGCGTGGGTGGGCGGCTACGTGTCGGCGGCGGCGGCGGTAAGCCTGCTCGCAGTGCTGGCGATGCGCGAAACGCGCGACATCGCGCTCGAATGA